GGAATGAAAAGTATCCTAGAAAAGATATGGGTAATGGAAAAGTTAGAGCAGTTGGCATGGCAATAACAATGCAGGGTTCTGGTATACCAGGAATTGATACAGCTTCGGCAATAGTTAAATTAAATGATGATGGATTTTATACACTTTTATTAGGTGCTACAGATATGGGACAAGGATCAGATACTATACTTGCACAAATGGCAGCAGATGTTTTAGAAACTACAATGGATAAAATAATTGTACATACTGCTGATACGGATATTTCTCCATATGATACAGGTTCATATGCTTCTAGTACAACTTATGTTACTGGAAATGCTGTTATAAAAGCGTGTGAAGATATAAAAAATAAGATATTAGAAAATGTAGCAAATCTATTAGATGCATCAATAGAAGAGTTAGTATTTGATGGATCATTTGTAAAAATAATAAACGAAGAAAATGTATTATCTCTTGATGAGATAGCACAGCGTTTAGCAGTAGGAGAAGGAAAAAATCAATTGATTGGAGTAGGTTCTTTTGGTGGAGAAACAAGCCCTCCTCCATTTATAGCAGGATTTGCTGAGGTAGAAGTTGATAAAGAAAGTGGAAAAATAGATTTAATTGATTATGTTGCAGTTGTTGACTGCGGAACAGTTATAAATCCAAAGCTTGCACGAATTCAAGTTGAAGGAGGATTGGTTCAGGGAATAGGAATGGCAATGTATGAGGATGTTAGGTATAGTGATACAGGAAAAATGCAAACAAATACATTCATGCAGTATAAAATTCCTTGTAGAAAAGATATAGGAAAGATAACTGTAGATTTTGAATCAAGTTATGAACCTACTGGTCCTTTTGGAGCAAAATCTATAGGTGAAGTAGTAATAAATACTCCACCACCAGCAATTGCACATGCTGTCTATAATGCAGTTGGTGTTAATATTAGAAGTTTACCTATTACACCTGAAAAGGTTCTAATGAGAATATTAAAAAAATAAATATAGTAATTTAGTGTAAATCACCTTCTGAATTTTTTTACGTATTATATAAGAGATGAAATTTGGGAGGTGATTTTATGTTTTTTAATCCACTTATGATATTGAAAAATTATGAGAATTCATATAGACAAGATCAGGAAAATATAGATTATATAATTAAAGGAATAGAAAGTGACTTTCCTAATATTTATAATCAAGGAATGAATAAGAATATTGTTACATCTTTACTTAGGTTTATTGTTAATTATGTACAAGACAATCGTTATAAATACAAAGGTACAAAAGAAGAAATAGCTGGTTATCTATTAAATGACTTGAATAAAAAACATTCATGGATATTTTTAATATTGAGTATTTCTGGAATAGAATATCAAAGAATATATAGATTCTTAAAACGAATAATAATATTTATTTTATTGTATATTGAAAAACCAACTCCTGTATACGACCTTCAAAAGGAAATTAGAAGAATAACAAATATAATTAGAGATACAACAAATATATTTAATAGATTAGAAAAGCTTGGAATACCAAGAAATGAAGTGAGGAGTATAGTAAGAAGAGTTGTTGCATTCACTTTAAGAAGTATTGACATATATAATCCACCTTTAGATATACAACAAGCTTCTCAACAAATTTTAAGGAATTTAATAAGATCTAATACAAGTGTTATTAGAGATATAAGATATTATGGAATTACAATTCCTGAAGTGAGACCTATTTTAAGAAGAATCATAAGAATAACATTAAGAAATGTTAGTTATAAAGATAAATATTAATTTTAAAAGGGATGTATTAGAATGATTTTTCTATCATTTTAAAACATCCCTTTTTATAATGAATAGGAAATTATAATCCTTTTGAAATGTGGATAACATTGATGGAAGGACTGCACTTTCAATAATTTTGAGCAACGGAGCCCATCGGGATTGTTAACGACATGAGTCAGTGCGTAGCGACTAGACGAATTTTAGTAAGTTGAAGCATCAAGCATATTGTTTAATTCATCTAAATTTAAGTAAGGTTCTCCAATTTTCATATTATTTACTTTTCCGTTTTTAGTTAATATGAAAAGTCCTTTAGCTTCAGGAGCAGCTTTATCTCCTATTATATAAAAGTATATATTAGAGTTAGATGCTTTAGGTACGAGCTCGATAGTAGGTGTGTCTACATTTAAATTAGAGCTTAATTCAGATACATCTGTACCTTTTAAAGAATTTTTTGTACTATCGAATGAAAAGTCACTAAGATCTATAATTTTTTGGCTAGAATATTGAATTATCTTGTAATCTGTATCAGCGTAATCTGCCTTAGTAGAACCAGTAAACTCGTCTATTTTAACATCACTAAGTTCACCATATTGAGAATATAGCTTTAATGCTGAACTTTCTGGGCTATCTTTAATAGGATATATAAACTCAAGAGTCATAGTTTCACCAGGTTCTTCACCTTCAAGATCTGCTTTGTCCACATAAATTACTGATAAATAAGGTTCCTTACCTTCTAATAGACTATCTGTATCATCTAAAAAGTGGTAGTTGTTTTTGTTATCTGATATAGACTTTGCTACTTCCATTGTTATAGAGTTTTCATCAGAAATGGTATACGCCATTGGAGCTTTTTCACTAGTTGTATGGGTTTCATCAGTAGATGCTTGGTTTTCCGCTGAGCAACCAACTAATAGAGTAAGAGCAATAACAGCTAATGATATTGTTTTTGAAAATTTTTTGTGATTTTTAATCATAATAACCCTCCAATTAATTTCATCTGTTTGTGATTGCAATTTTAAAGTATAAATACATAATTCATTCGAAAGCAATAGTGCTAACGTTCAATATGAATTAAGTTTTGTTTTATAATAACTTAGTTATCTTAAATATATCATAAAAAAGTATTAAATATGAATTAAATTTATTTGATATAATGAGTAAAAATAATAAAAAAGTATGAAAATACGAATAATGTAACGTAAAAAAATATGGTATATACTATATAGAATAAGTTTCTATAATAACGTATAATAAATGGGACATATGTCCTTTAAAAACGAAAAATGACAAATTATAATGAGGATAGGAGGAATTTAATTGAGATCTATATTGAATAGAGATTATCCAATATTTAAAATTATATTAAATTCACACAGCTCTACTTCAGAGAAATGGGAAGTTTTGAAATATGAGCAAGGAAGTGTAATATGCAAATTCAATGATGTGTACGAATATTTTTATGTAATAGTTAGTGGGAGTGTTAATGTATACCATACTTCGGAAAAAGGGAAAACGTATTCTCAGTCTATATATAAAGAAGGAAGTTATTTTGGTGAATTAGAGATATTTGAAAGCCTACCTTATATATGCGAAATAAAAAGTATAACAGATGTTACATTAATTAGAATGAAAAAATCTCATTTTATCGAATGGATTGAAAATGATAATTATATAACTCTATATCTTTTGAAAAGTTTATGTAAAATAAGTTATGATCTATCTAAGAAAGCAATAGAAGATACCTTGTATTCTCTAAAATTTAGAATTTGCGACTATCTTATAACAGCTTATGAGAAAAGAGAAAAGAAGAATTTAAACAATTTTTATATAAGTAAGAATCAGTTAAGCGAGCAGTTTGTGGTTACAAAGAGGAGTATAAATAGAATACTTAAAGAATTAAGTGACAAAGGCTATATAAATGTAGATAGATATAAGATACAGATAATAGATATAGAATCGCTTATAGATGAAAGAGAAGAACAAAGATTTTAGGCCTAAGGGCTAATATAAAAGGAGGAAAATAAATTGAAAAAGAAATTATTAGGAATTTTAAGTATGACTTTAGTGTTAGTAATGTTCTTAGTTGGTTGTGGATCAAAGGCGCCTCAAGAAAACAGTAATGAAAGTGGAACAAGTGAAGATGGATTAAAGGTTGGATTAGTAGTTGCTGGTGGTCTTGGAGATAGATCATTCTATGACTCAAGTAATGAAGGATTAAACATGGCAATAGAAAAATTAGGAGCAACAGGTAAGGTATTAGAGTGTAAAAATGATGCAACATTATATACTGATCAATTAATTCAAGCTTCAAACATAAGTGATGTAGTAGTTGTTGTTGGATTTGAGTTTTATGATGTAATACAAGAAGTTGCAAAAGAATTCCCAAATAAGAAATATATATACATAGATAATGTAATAGAAGGTGTAGACAATATAGCATGTATTGATTACAAAGAAAATGAGGGTTCTTTCTTAGCTGGAGCATTAGCTGCTATGAAGACTGAAACTGGAAAGATTGGAATGGTAGGAGGTATGGATATACCTGTTATAAGAAACTTCCAAGTTGGTTATGAAGCTGGAGCTAAGTATGTAAATAAGGATGTTCAAGTTGAAACTATATTTGCTGGAGATTTCGAAGACCCTGCAAAAGGCAAGGAAAGTGCGCTTGCTCTTTATTCAAAGGGTGTTGATATAATATTCCAAGTTGCTGGTAAAACAGGAGAAGGAGTATTTGAAGCTGCTAAGGACACAAATAAGTTTGCAATAGGTGTAGACGCAGACCAAAGATATATAAATCCAGATAATATAGTAGCTAGTATGGTTAAGGCTGTAGACTTATCTATATTTGAATCTTTAGAAAAAATTCAAAACAATGAGTTTGAAGCTGGTAAGGTATATGAGTATGGAGCTAAAGAAAATGGAGTATCTATGGCTTATGGATCAGATGATATGGCTAAATTAGTAGATGATGAGACTAAGGCTAAGATAGACGAGTTAAGTAAGAAGATTATATCTGGAGAAATAGAAGTACCAGAAGCTAAATAATTGAAAAGTTTTAAAGATAAAAAAGAAGAAGATTATCTTCTTCTTTTTTTAGCTAATAAATAGAAAAGAGAGGCCAACGTAATGAGTAATGAAATTATAAAACTTGTAGGAGTTACAAAGAGATTTCCTGGAGTTCTTGCAAATGATAATATATCTCTTGATGTTAAAAAAGGTGAGATATATGCACTTGTAGGTGAAAATGGAGCTGGTAAATCAACTCTTATGAAAACTATGTATGGTCTTCATAGACCAACTGAAGGACAGGTTTTTATAAAGGGAGAAGAGATAAAGGAATTTAGTCCATCGACAGCTATACAAAAAGGTATAGGGATGGTTCATCAACACTTTATGTTGATACCATCATTCACTATAGCGGAAAATATTGTTTTAGGTAATGAAATAAAAAAGAATAGTGTTTTTCTAGATAAAGAAAAGGCTAATCAAGTGATAAGAGATTTATCAAAGGAATATGGGCTGGAGGTAGACCCTACTGTAAAAATTGAAGATTCATCGGTTGGGGTACAACAAAGAGTAGAGATATTAAAAACCTTATATAAGGGAGCGGATATTTTAATATTAGACGAACCAACTGCTGTACTCACTCCTCAAGAAACCAAAGAGTTATTTATTGTTATAAAAAAGCTGGTTAAAGAAAAGGATATGACAGTTATAATAATAACTCATAAGTTAAATGAGGTTATAGAAATATCGGATAGAGTAGGAGTTATGAGAGCGGGAAAGTTAATCGGAGTAGAAGAGACTAAAAATGTAACTGAGAAAAAGCTAGCTGAGATGATGGTAGGAAGAGAAGTATTATTTGAGAATATAGAGAAGAAAGAATACTCTGGAGATACATTGATAAGTGTAGATAAATTATGGGTTAAGGATAACAGAGGATTTGATGCCTTAAAAGGAGTTAACCTTTCTATAAAAGCTGGAGAAATATTAGGAGTTGCTGGTATTGAAGGTAATGGGCAAAGTGAACTTATAGAAGCTTTAGCTGGCATGAGAAAAGTAGAAAAAGGATGTGTAACTATAAATAATGTTGATGCTTCAAATTTATCTCCTAAGAAGATAAGGGATTTAGGAGTTGCGCATATTCCAGAGGATAGACTTACTACTGGTATGAGTAAGGATTCTTCTATAGAGGATAATATCCTAATGGGAAAACAGCATGATGAAGAGTTTGCAGCTAAAGGGATACATTTAAAAAGAGATAGAATAAAAGAATATGCAAAGAAATTAATAGAAAAATTTGATGTAAGAACGGCTTCAGAAGAAGTAAAGATAGGATCTTTATCTGGAGGGAATATGCAAAAAGTTGTAATTGCAAGAGAGTTTTCATTTGATACTCCTATACTTTTAATATCTCAGCCTACAAGAGGTGTAGATATAGGAGCTATAGAGTTTATACATGAACAAATTATAAAAAAGAGAAATGAAGGTTGTGCAATTATATTAGTGTCTGCAGAGTTAGATGAGATATTTAGATTATCAGATAGAATAATAAGTATTTATGATGGGGAAATAACTGGAGAGTTTAAGAGTACAGAAATAACTAAGCAGGATATAGGATACTACATGACAGGAAATAGAAATTAGGAAGGTGTTAATTATGAAAGGGAGAAAAAAGTTTGATTTTGAATACATAGGTTCTCTTTTACTTGCAATAACTCTGGCTTTATTGCTTGGAGCATTCATAATGCTTTTAAATGGGAAGAATCCAGTGATGGGATATGTTGCTCTATTACAAGGAGCTTTTGGATCAAAATATGCCATTGCTAGCACACTAGCAAAGACTGTTCCATTAATACTTACAGGATTAGCTACAGCAATATCGTTTAGAAGTGGAATATTCAATATAGGTGGAGAAGGACAGCTTTACTTAGGAGCATTTGCAGCAGCTTATGTAGGCTTTACATTTACTAATCTACCTGTGATTGTTGCTGTAATTGCAGCTATTATAGCGTCGGCTTTAGCTGGAGGGTTTTATGCTTATGTACCTGCACTACTTAAGGTGAAATACAATATAGATGAAGTTATAACTACAATAATGTTTAACAGCATAGCGATGCTTTTTACTAATTATTTAGTTAACTATCCATTCCAAGCTAAACAAGGAAAAATGGGTGGAACAGATATGATTGCTGAGGCTTATAAATTTCCAAAACTTGTAGCTATGAGTAAGCTTAACACAAGTATATTCTACACTATGATAATAGCGATTTTGGTTTACTATATGGTAAAAAAGACTTCGTATGGATATAACTTTAAAATAGTTGGAGAAAACAGTGTGTTCTCTAAGTATTCTGGACTTAACAACAAAAAATATATGATTCTTGCTATGGTTTTATCAGGTGCTTTATGTGGTATTGCAGGAGCTTTTGAGGTATATGGGACTCATTATAGATTCTTACAGAATATATCAAAGGGGTTAGCTTTTGATGGAATGCTTGTATCTTTAATAGTTAAGAACAATCCAGTAGGGATAGTTATAATGTCAATATTCTTTGCAGTATTAAAGACAGGATCTAACACTATGGAACTTACAACAGGAGTACCATCGGAGCTTATACTAGTTATTCAGTCTGTTATCATACTGTTTATAGCAGGAGAAAATGGATTTAAACAAATTATAAAAAGAAGAAGTATGAATAAAGGAAAGTTGGTGAAATAATGAAGGACATATTTGACTTAGCACTTTTTCAAAATACTATAAGAACAGCCACACCTCTTATATTAGCAGCACTTGGAGGACTTCTTACAATGCATGCTGGAATACTTAATATAGGAATGGAAGGTATGATTTTATTAGGTGCTTTCTTTGGAGTTTTGGGAAGTTACTTCTTTTCATCATCGTTAATGGGAGTAGTACTTGCTGTAATATCAGGAATAGCAATAGGTGCTTTATTTGGATTTTTCGTAATAGAGTTAAAATCAGATGAGTTCATAATAGGTATAGCTATAAATATATTTGCAGGAGGTCTTACTGTATTCTTATTAAGAAGTATATTTGGAGTTAAAGGAGCTTTTTCATCACCGGATATAGTACCTCTCCCAGATGTACACATTCCTTTTTTAGATAAAATAAATTTCTTAGATAAGATATTTAATAATCACTCTATACTAGTTTATGTTAGTTGGATATTGGTTGCACTTGTATATATACTGCTTTATAAAACTCCTTATGGTTATTGGATAAGAGGGGTTGGAGAGCATGAAGAAGCATTAGAAACAGCTGGTATAAACCCTAAAAAGGTAAAGTATGTATCTTCTATACTATGTGGAATGTTCTGTGGTCTAGCAGGAGCACACTTATCACTTGGATACTTAACTTTATTTACTGAGAATATGAGTGCTGGTAAAGGTTTTATAGCTCTTGCTGCTATAATATTTGGAAATTCAAATCCTATAAATGTATACGGGGCATCTTTATTATTCGGATTCTTTGATGCTTTAGGTATAAGAGTTCAGTCTCTTGGAATACCATCTCAATTTACACAAATGATACCGTATTTAGCTACTGTAATAGTATTATTTGGAGTTGCACAAAAGAAATTAGTTAAGGGAAAGGCTGATTAACATGAGATATGATGCAGTAGTTATAGGTTCGGGAGCTGCTGGAATATACTTTTCATTAAGTTGTGCAAGAAAAGGAAAGAGAGTAGCTATAATAGAAAAAGACGAATTAGGAGGAACTGCTTTTGCAACAGGATGCCTTCCAGTTAAAAGGTTCATGGATAAAATAAAAGATCTAAAAAAAGCTGAAAGTTTGCAAAACCAGAGTCTTATTACAATTAATAATGATAAAGAGTTATTATACAAGGCTTGTAAGGGCTCTATGGATAATATAGAAAGGTTTACACTTGATAAATTAGATAGTGAATATATAGACGTTTATAGAGGTTGTGCAAGTATAGAAACTAAAAATACAGTTAAGGTAAATGAAGATATATTAGATACTGATAATATAATAATAGCTTCTGGAACTAGTGCTTGTAGCCTAAAAGGGTCGTGTGAAATAGATGAAAATATAATAATGAGTCACAAAGGGATACTTAGTATGAAAGATCTTTGTGATGAAGTAATTATAATAGGTGGTAATGTAGAAGGTATAGAATTTGCATCTTTATTTAGTGAGCTAGGCGCTAAGGTAACTGTTATAGAAAGAGAATCTGAGATATTAAATGGAAACGATTTTGATTTAATAAAAAATATAAAAGAAAGACTTATATCTAATAATGTAAAATTCATGCTAGATGAAGAAGTAGTAAGTATAGAAAAAGACGAAGAAATTGCATATATAGAGCTTAAAAGTGGAAAGAAAATAGAAACTTC
The window above is part of the Tepidibacter aestuarii genome. Proteins encoded here:
- a CDS encoding ABC transporter permease, whose amino-acid sequence is MKDIFDLALFQNTIRTATPLILAALGGLLTMHAGILNIGMEGMILLGAFFGVLGSYFFSSSLMGVVLAVISGIAIGALFGFFVIELKSDEFIIGIAINIFAGGLTVFLLRSIFGVKGAFSSPDIVPLPDVHIPFLDKINFLDKIFNNHSILVYVSWILVALVYILLYKTPYGYWIRGVGEHEEALETAGINPKKVKYVSSILCGMFCGLAGAHLSLGYLTLFTENMSAGKGFIALAAIIFGNSNPINVYGASLLFGFFDALGIRVQSLGIPSQFTQMIPYLATVIVLFGVAQKKLVKGKAD
- a CDS encoding Crp/Fnr family transcriptional regulator yields the protein MRSILNRDYPIFKIILNSHSSTSEKWEVLKYEQGSVICKFNDVYEYFYVIVSGSVNVYHTSEKGKTYSQSIYKEGSYFGELEIFESLPYICEIKSITDVTLIRMKKSHFIEWIENDNYITLYLLKSLCKISYDLSKKAIEDTLYSLKFRICDYLITAYEKREKKNLNNFYISKNQLSEQFVVTKRSINRILKELSDKGYINVDRYKIQIIDIESLIDEREEQRF
- a CDS encoding dihydrolipoyl dehydrogenase family protein, encoding MRYDAVVIGSGAAGIYFSLSCARKGKRVAIIEKDELGGTAFATGCLPVKRFMDKIKDLKKAESLQNQSLITINNDKELLYKACKGSMDNIERFTLDKLDSEYIDVYRGCASIETKNTVKVNEDILDTDNIIIASGTSACSLKGSCEIDENIIMSHKGILSMKDLCDEVIIIGGNVEGIEFASLFSELGAKVTVIERESEILNGNDFDLIKNIKERLISNNVKFMLDEEVVSIEKDEEIAYIELKSGKKIETSKVLVTGIRKPNTPIGASEIGVTTECGYIKVDNNLKTSVDNIYAIGDINGLHGMAHIAIQQGILLADYIYDGKNISFDYKSLPRCIFTINELAGAGFQESQLSDCSVDKIYFNETFRGFDSNNDGFIKIITKDNYIKGVWINSIDAGSLIGNIGIWIDKNISIDDIKRSLFINPTLSESFIELAVKGVKK
- a CDS encoding BMP family lipoprotein; translation: MKKKLLGILSMTLVLVMFLVGCGSKAPQENSNESGTSEDGLKVGLVVAGGLGDRSFYDSSNEGLNMAIEKLGATGKVLECKNDATLYTDQLIQASNISDVVVVVGFEFYDVIQEVAKEFPNKKYIYIDNVIEGVDNIACIDYKENEGSFLAGALAAMKTETGKIGMVGGMDIPVIRNFQVGYEAGAKYVNKDVQVETIFAGDFEDPAKGKESALALYSKGVDIIFQVAGKTGEGVFEAAKDTNKFAIGVDADQRYINPDNIVASMVKAVDLSIFESLEKIQNNEFEAGKVYEYGAKENGVSMAYGSDDMAKLVDDETKAKIDELSKKIISGEIEVPEAK
- a CDS encoding ABC transporter ATP-binding protein — encoded protein: MSNEIIKLVGVTKRFPGVLANDNISLDVKKGEIYALVGENGAGKSTLMKTMYGLHRPTEGQVFIKGEEIKEFSPSTAIQKGIGMVHQHFMLIPSFTIAENIVLGNEIKKNSVFLDKEKANQVIRDLSKEYGLEVDPTVKIEDSSVGVQQRVEILKTLYKGADILILDEPTAVLTPQETKELFIVIKKLVKEKDMTVIIITHKLNEVIEISDRVGVMRAGKLIGVEETKNVTEKKLAEMMVGREVLFENIEKKEYSGDTLISVDKLWVKDNRGFDALKGVNLSIKAGEILGVAGIEGNGQSELIEALAGMRKVEKGCVTINNVDASNLSPKKIRDLGVAHIPEDRLTTGMSKDSSIEDNILMGKQHDEEFAAKGIHLKRDRIKEYAKKLIEKFDVRTASEEVKIGSLSGGNMQKVVIAREFSFDTPILLISQPTRGVDIGAIEFIHEQIIKKRNEGCAIILVSAELDEIFRLSDRIISIYDGEITGEFKSTEITKQDIGYYMTGNRN
- a CDS encoding ABC transporter permease, with the translated sequence MKGRKKFDFEYIGSLLLAITLALLLGAFIMLLNGKNPVMGYVALLQGAFGSKYAIASTLAKTVPLILTGLATAISFRSGIFNIGGEGQLYLGAFAAAYVGFTFTNLPVIVAVIAAIIASALAGGFYAYVPALLKVKYNIDEVITTIMFNSIAMLFTNYLVNYPFQAKQGKMGGTDMIAEAYKFPKLVAMSKLNTSIFYTMIIAILVYYMVKKTSYGYNFKIVGENSVFSKYSGLNNKKYMILAMVLSGALCGIAGAFEVYGTHYRFLQNISKGLAFDGMLVSLIVKNNPVGIVIMSIFFAVLKTGSNTMELTTGVPSELILVIQSVIILFIAGENGFKQIIKRRSMNKGKLVK